From the genome of Thermococcus chitonophagus, one region includes:
- a CDS encoding PIN domain-containing protein, translating to MDYSVVFPAFHKKGTSYLLLVALTVRILVPEYFWEEFEKHEGKLLRYTKLSQEEFEKY from the coding sequence TTGGATTATAGCGTTGTATTCCCAGCGTTTCATAAGAAGGGGACTTCATATCTACTTCTTGTTGCTCTGACAGTAAGGATATTAGTCCCCGAGTACTTTTGGGAGGAATTTGAAAAGCATGAAGGAAAGCTCCTCAGATACACAAAGCTAAGTCAGGAAGAATTCGAAAAATATTAA
- the dph5 gene encoding diphthine synthase, with amino-acid sequence MALYFIGLGLYDEKDITLKGLEIARKCDYVFAEFYTSLMAGTTLEKIQELIGKEIKVLSREDVEMNFERIVLPLAREHDVAFLTAGDPMVATTHSELRIRAKKTGVKSYVIHAPSIYSAIAVTGLHIYKFGKSATVAYPEGNWFPTSYYDVIKENKERGLHTLLFLDIKADQRKYMTANEAMKLLLKIEGMKRQNVFTEDTLVVVLARAGSLEPTLKAGFVRDMIREDFGKQPHVLIVPGRLHIVEAEYLVEIAGAPKKIIERGQGL; translated from the coding sequence ATGGCCCTCTACTTCATCGGCCTGGGCTTGTACGATGAGAAGGATATAACGCTCAAGGGGCTTGAGATAGCTAGAAAGTGTGATTATGTTTTTGCAGAGTTCTACACCTCTCTAATGGCCGGTACAACCCTTGAAAAAATTCAAGAGCTAATAGGCAAGGAGATAAAAGTCCTGAGCAGGGAAGACGTGGAGATGAACTTTGAAAGGATAGTCCTCCCCCTAGCTAGGGAACATGATGTCGCGTTCCTTACAGCAGGAGATCCCATGGTTGCAACAACTCATTCGGAGCTCAGAATAAGAGCGAAGAAGACGGGAGTGAAAAGCTACGTCATCCACGCCCCAAGCATTTATTCAGCAATCGCAGTTACCGGTCTACATATTTACAAGTTTGGAAAGAGTGCCACCGTTGCATATCCTGAGGGCAACTGGTTTCCCACGAGCTATTATGATGTTATAAAGGAGAATAAGGAAAGGGGACTGCACACTCTCCTATTTTTGGATATAAAGGCCGATCAGAGAAAGTACATGACTGCAAATGAAGCCATGAAGTTGCTCCTGAAGATAGAGGGTATGAAGAGACAAAACGTATTCACCGAGGATACTCTTGTAGTCGTTCTAGCTAGAGCAGGTTCCCTTGAACCAACTCTCAAGGCAGGCTTCGTCAGAGATATGATCAGAGAAGACTTTGGAAAACAGCCCCATGTTCTCATAGTTCCTGGGAGACTACACATAGTCGAGGCAGAGTACCTGGTAGAGATTGCGGGAGCCCCTAAAAAAATAATTGAAAGAGGTCAGGGATTGTAG
- the argF gene encoding ornithine carbamoyltransferase, with amino-acid sequence MVVSLAGRDLLCLQDYTPEEIWTILETAKMLKIWQKIGKPHRLLEGKTLAMIFQKPSTRTRVSFEVAMAHLGGHALYLNAQDLQLRRGETIADTARVLSRYVDAIMARVYDHKDVEDLAKYASVPVINGLSDFSHPCQALADYMTIWEKKGTIKGVKVVYVGDGNNVAHSLMIAGTKLGADVVVATPEGYEPDEKVIKWAEQNAAESGGSFELLHDPVKAVKDADVIYTDVWASMGQEAEAEQRRKIFKPFQVNKDLVKHAKPDYMFMHCLPAHRGEEVTDDVIDSPNSVVWDQAENRLHAQKAVLALVMGGIKS; translated from the coding sequence ATGGTGGTTAGCCTAGCTGGAAGGGATCTTCTCTGCCTTCAGGACTATACACCTGAGGAGATATGGACAATCCTCGAGACGGCAAAGATGCTCAAGATATGGCAGAAGATAGGAAAGCCGCACAGGCTCCTTGAAGGGAAGACTTTGGCTATGATATTCCAAAAGCCCTCAACGAGGACAAGGGTAAGCTTTGAAGTTGCAATGGCCCACCTCGGAGGTCACGCTTTGTACCTAAACGCCCAAGACCTCCAGCTCAGGAGGGGAGAGACCATAGCTGACACAGCGAGAGTCTTGAGCAGGTACGTTGATGCGATAATGGCGAGGGTTTATGACCACAAGGACGTTGAGGATCTGGCAAAGTACGCTTCAGTTCCAGTAATAAACGGCCTTAGCGACTTCTCACACCCATGTCAGGCCTTAGCTGACTACATGACCATCTGGGAGAAGAAGGGGACAATAAAGGGAGTTAAAGTTGTGTACGTTGGTGATGGAAACAACGTTGCCCACTCACTAATGATAGCCGGAACCAAGCTTGGAGCGGATGTTGTTGTAGCAACTCCAGAAGGTTACGAGCCCGATGAGAAGGTAATTAAGTGGGCTGAGCAGAATGCAGCGGAGAGCGGCGGAAGCTTCGAGCTACTCCATGACCCGGTTAAAGCTGTCAAGGATGCCGACGTTATCTATACCGATGTCTGGGCCTCAATGGGCCAAGAGGCTGAGGCTGAGCAGAGAAGGAAGATCTTTAAGCCGTTCCAGGTTAACAAGGATCTAGTTAAGCATGCAAAGCCTGACTACATGTTCATGCACTGCCTGCCGGCGCACAGGGGAGAAGAAGTTACCGACGACGTCATTGACTCACCGAACAGTGTCGTCTGGGATCAGGCAGAGAACAGATTACACGCACAGAAGGCGGTTCTCGCCCTCGTAATGGGCGGAATTAAGTCCTGA
- a CDS encoding nucleotidyltransferase domain-containing protein translates to MRTYTMTRKHLPLDCLRRRLSSLPIYSLILYGSIIRGDYIPGVSDVDVFVVLEKFNKRILLRVEEAVEECFTEFKPVEVDVAWELVENLDDPLKKGYPYKFLTVYREDFVENHIVVLGNDIIPPSYDFSVLLEERIKSIERNLEKFKGNKKMMHILAGEVVRLWAFLNGANLDKASVLKKLEELGDEAALEIYGGYLNQRSTKFSQDFLEEIIKEKLESLKKILMKTEK, encoded by the coding sequence ATGAGGACATATACAATGACGAGGAAGCATCTACCACTTGACTGCTTAAGAAGAAGACTTTCTTCTCTCCCCATTTATTCTCTCATTCTCTACGGTTCAATCATTAGAGGAGACTACATTCCGGGAGTTAGCGATGTTGATGTTTTTGTGGTTTTAGAGAAGTTCAATAAGAGAATACTTCTGAGAGTGGAGGAAGCTGTTGAAGAGTGCTTTACGGAGTTCAAGCCTGTGGAAGTGGACGTTGCCTGGGAGTTAGTTGAGAACCTTGATGATCCTCTGAAGAAGGGCTATCCGTATAAATTCCTAACGGTTTATAGGGAGGACTTCGTTGAAAACCACATTGTAGTCTTAGGAAATGATATAATACCTCCATCCTATGATTTTAGCGTTCTATTGGAAGAGAGAATAAAATCGATAGAGAGAAACCTTGAGAAATTCAAGGGTAACAAGAAGATGATGCATATCTTGGCCGGAGAAGTAGTTCGCCTTTGGGCCTTCTTAAATGGGGCGAATTTGGATAAAGCTAGTGTGTTAAAGAAACTTGAGGAGCTTGGAGACGAAGCTGCTCTAGAAATATATGGGGGCTACTTAAATCAAAGAAGCACAAAATTTTCTCAGGATTTTTTGGAAGAAATCATAAAAGAGAAATTAGAATCACTCAAAAAGATTTTAATGAAAACTGAAAAATAA
- the bpsA gene encoding N(4)-bis(aminopropyl)spermidine synthase, with product MKEIVERVKAKTKIPVYERSVENVLSAVLASNDIWRIVDLSEEPLPLVVAILEALNELGYVEFKDGVKLTEKGEDLVAEYGIGKRYDYTCPHCQGKTVDLQAFADLLEQFREIVKDRPEPVHEYDQAYVTPETTVARVILMHTRGDLENKEVFVLGDDDLTSIALMLSGLPKRIAVLDIDERLIKFIERVADEIGYNDIEIFTFDLRKPLPDYALHKFDTFITDPPETVKAIRAFVGRGIATLKGPRCAGYFGITRRESSLDKWREIQKLLLNEFNVVITDIIRNFNEYVNWGYAEETRAWKLIPIKKLPEYNWYKSYMFRIETLEGSRGYEEEITDEDIYNDEEASTT from the coding sequence ATGAAGGAGATAGTAGAGAGGGTTAAAGCCAAAACGAAGATACCAGTTTACGAGAGAAGTGTAGAAAACGTCTTATCTGCGGTTTTAGCGAGCAACGATATATGGAGGATCGTCGATTTAAGTGAAGAGCCATTACCGCTAGTCGTTGCAATCCTCGAAGCTTTAAACGAGCTCGGCTACGTTGAGTTCAAGGATGGGGTTAAGCTTACGGAGAAGGGCGAAGATTTAGTTGCGGAGTATGGGATAGGGAAGAGGTATGACTACACCTGCCCCCACTGCCAGGGCAAGACCGTTGACCTTCAGGCCTTCGCTGACCTGCTGGAGCAGTTCAGGGAGATAGTGAAGGACAGACCAGAGCCAGTCCACGAGTACGATCAGGCCTACGTTACCCCTGAGACGACTGTAGCTAGAGTTATTCTAATGCACACCAGAGGAGACTTGGAGAACAAGGAAGTGTTCGTGTTGGGTGACGATGACCTAACGAGCATTGCACTGATGCTCTCAGGGCTTCCAAAGAGAATAGCCGTCTTAGATATAGACGAGAGGCTGATAAAGTTCATAGAGAGGGTCGCCGATGAGATCGGCTACAACGATATCGAGATATTCACGTTCGACCTGAGGAAGCCATTGCCAGATTACGCCTTACATAAGTTCGATACATTCATCACCGATCCCCCAGAGACGGTTAAGGCCATTAGGGCTTTCGTTGGAAGGGGAATTGCAACCCTCAAGGGGCCCAGGTGTGCAGGCTACTTCGGGATAACGAGGAGGGAGAGCTCCCTCGACAAGTGGAGGGAGATACAGAAGTTGCTGTTGAATGAATTCAACGTTGTAATAACGGACATAATCAGGAACTTTAACGAGTACGTCAACTGGGGCTACGCTGAAGAGACTAGGGCCTGGAAGCTTATTCCTATCAAGAAGTTGCCAGAGTACAACTGGTACAAGAGCTACATGTTCAGGATTGAAACGCTGGAGGGCTCGAGAGGTTACGAGGAAGAGATAACAGATGAGGACATATACAATGACGAGGAAGCATCTACCACTTGA
- a CDS encoding DUF4443 domain-containing protein, whose amino-acid sequence MDRKRGAYPEYTLEDAIATIFLLKTPLGRKQIAEKLELGEGTVRTLLRKLSNLGIIGSRQRGHFLTEKGEKLKAKLNESFLDPIGVSVDGWPAVAIIVKNPPKFKSIELRDEAIRFDAKGAMILTVRNGEIVFPEDSRPLKETYPEIVRKLMNYEEGDAIIIAWAETPPKALKAAIHVAVFMKEKDLPGELLEVVR is encoded by the coding sequence GTGGACAGGAAGCGCGGGGCTTATCCTGAGTACACACTTGAGGATGCTATAGCAACTATATTCCTACTTAAAACTCCCCTAGGAAGGAAGCAGATAGCGGAAAAGCTTGAACTGGGAGAAGGGACAGTAAGGACTCTCCTTAGAAAGCTCTCCAATTTAGGAATAATAGGCTCTAGGCAGAGGGGCCACTTCCTAACTGAGAAAGGTGAAAAATTGAAGGCCAAGCTCAACGAGAGTTTCCTTGATCCTATAGGGGTTTCCGTGGACGGCTGGCCCGCCGTTGCGATTATCGTAAAGAATCCCCCAAAATTTAAGTCGATAGAGCTCAGGGACGAGGCCATAAGGTTCGATGCGAAAGGCGCGATGATTTTAACTGTTAGAAACGGAGAGATAGTGTTCCCAGAGGACTCAAGGCCCCTAAAGGAAACTTACCCCGAGATAGTAAGGAAGCTAATGAACTACGAGGAGGGAGATGCTATAATAATAGCATGGGCAGAAACACCTCCAAAAGCGTTAAAGGCAGCCATCCATGTTGCCGTGTTCATGAAAGAGAAGGACCTCCCTGGGGAGCTATTGGAGGTGGTTAGGTGA
- the pyrF gene encoding orotidine-5'-phosphate decarboxylase, producing the protein MIILALDVYEKDKALKIAEDVKEYISMIKVNWPLIIGSGLDIIGELKKRTRLKIIADLKLADIPNTNRLIAKKVYGAGADYIIVHSFVGKDSVLAVKELGEIIMIVEMSHPGALEFINPLTDKFIEMANEIQPFGVIAPGTRPERIKYIRERLNEEIRILTPGIGAQGGKASEAIKAGADYIIVGRSIYSSENPREAARRIYEEVKGWSSE; encoded by the coding sequence GTGATAATTCTCGCATTAGACGTTTACGAAAAGGACAAAGCTTTGAAGATAGCCGAGGATGTTAAGGAGTACATTTCAATGATAAAGGTCAACTGGCCTCTGATAATAGGGAGCGGTTTGGATATAATAGGAGAGCTAAAGAAGAGGACAAGATTAAAGATAATAGCGGATCTAAAGCTTGCAGACATTCCAAACACGAACAGGCTAATAGCAAAGAAAGTCTATGGAGCGGGAGCAGACTACATAATAGTTCACTCTTTCGTCGGGAAGGACAGCGTTCTAGCGGTTAAGGAGCTTGGAGAGATAATAATGATAGTAGAGATGAGTCATCCTGGGGCCCTTGAGTTCATAAACCCACTAACGGATAAGTTCATCGAGATGGCCAACGAGATACAGCCTTTCGGTGTTATAGCCCCGGGGACAAGGCCCGAGAGAATTAAGTACATCCGTGAGAGGTTAAATGAGGAGATAAGGATCTTGACCCCAGGGATAGGGGCCCAGGGAGGAAAAGCTTCAGAAGCAATAAAGGCTGGAGCTGATTACATAATCGTCGGCAGGTCGATATACTCCTCTGAAAATCCAAGAGAAGCAGCGAGGAGAATTTACGAGGAGGTGAAAGGATGGAGCTCAGAGTGA
- a CDS encoding RNA-binding protein has translation MELRVKHPLSKKEVKEIIRQLSEMFGEEIASKMLKKKDDVKVAEFDKTTEIIIVNDKPMFIRRKDLIFPLVIALYNLSDEEDLRKWPRRVVVDEGAVPHILNGADVMAPGIVDADENIREGDFVFIVEENYGRPLAIGIALMSGKAMKERDRGKAVKVIHHARDKIWQITAR, from the coding sequence ATGGAGCTCAGAGTGAAGCACCCGCTCAGCAAGAAGGAAGTCAAGGAGATAATAAGGCAACTGAGTGAGATGTTCGGGGAGGAGATAGCATCAAAGATGCTTAAGAAAAAGGATGATGTTAAGGTTGCCGAGTTCGATAAGACGACGGAGATAATAATTGTGAACGATAAGCCGATGTTCATAAGGAGGAAAGATCTAATTTTCCCGCTGGTCATAGCCCTCTACAACCTATCGGATGAAGAAGACCTCAGGAAGTGGCCCAGGAGGGTAGTCGTTGATGAGGGGGCAGTCCCTCACATACTGAACGGGGCAGATGTTATGGCCCCAGGAATAGTTGATGCTGACGAAAACATCAGGGAGGGGGACTTCGTCTTCATAGTGGAGGAGAACTACGGGAGGCCCCTAGCAATAGGGATTGCGCTAATGAGCGGAAAGGCAATGAAGGAGAGGGACAGGGGGAAGGCCGTGAAGGTGATACACCACGCGAGGGATAAAATATGGCAGATAACCGCAAGATAA
- a CDS encoding adenylyltransferase/cytidyltransferase family protein produces the protein MADNRKIRVVVGGVFDILHVGHIHFLKMAKELGDELIVIVAHDETVKKRKGRPPINPAEDRAEVLRAIRYVDDVVIGEPGEVSLETIKRLKPDIIALGPDQDFSCKDLKEKLKREGLNVEVIRLPYLYKADRAKTSKIIQRIIETFCE, from the coding sequence ATGGCAGATAACCGCAAGATAAGGGTGGTAGTCGGTGGGGTCTTCGATATACTCCACGTCGGCCATATCCACTTCTTGAAGATGGCCAAGGAGCTTGGAGATGAGTTGATAGTTATAGTGGCTCATGACGAAACCGTAAAGAAGAGGAAGGGAAGACCACCGATAAATCCAGCCGAGGATAGAGCTGAAGTCCTTAGGGCGATAAGGTACGTTGACGATGTTGTAATAGGAGAGCCCGGTGAGGTAAGCCTTGAAACGATTAAAAGGCTAAAGCCAGATATAATAGCCCTAGGCCCAGACCAAGACTTCAGCTGCAAAGATTTAAAGGAGAAGCTAAAGAGGGAAGGCCTCAACGTTGAGGTGATAAGGCTGCCCTACTTGTATAAGGCGGACAGGGCAAAGACGAGCAAGATAATTCAGAGGATCATTGAGACCTTCTGCGAGTGA
- a CDS encoding GNAT family N-acetyltransferase, whose product MVEVKRIENPLSLKDELVKFVFEIYRSTGGKYPALEWVEKKPSIDDFEGFKRVYEPFLEFRLTREFDELYVAQDNGIVGTIALVYKLPKEGVWWVPQEIMSPRTGLIEFFMVDERYRGKGLGSKLLEFAIKRLESLGKEAYVVTFPNLEAYNYYKRKGFEEVMRFREFVVLRFTRRRSQ is encoded by the coding sequence ATGGTGGAAGTGAAGAGGATAGAGAATCCCCTCAGCCTAAAGGATGAACTTGTGAAATTCGTATTCGAAATATACAGGAGTACTGGAGGAAAGTATCCGGCATTGGAGTGGGTTGAGAAAAAGCCGAGCATTGATGACTTTGAAGGCTTCAAGAGGGTCTATGAGCCATTCTTAGAGTTCAGGTTAACCAGGGAGTTCGATGAGCTTTACGTTGCCCAAGATAATGGAATAGTCGGTACAATTGCCTTGGTGTATAAACTCCCAAAGGAAGGTGTATGGTGGGTTCCACAAGAGATAATGAGCCCAAGAACCGGCCTAATAGAGTTCTTCATGGTCGACGAGAGGTACAGGGGAAAAGGCCTTGGTAGCAAACTCTTAGAATTTGCGATAAAAAGACTTGAGAGTCTGGGAAAAGAGGCCTACGTTGTGACCTTCCCGAACTTGGAGGCCTACAACTATTACAAAAGGAAGGGATTCGAGGAGGTGATGAGGTTCAGGGAATTCGTTGTCCTAAGATTCACTCGCAGAAGGTCTCAATGA
- a CDS encoding nitroreductase family protein — protein MEFFEVLRRRRSIRRFRDKEIPREIVELILKAAFLSPSSHNRRPWYFIVVDDREKLELLSKAKPGANPLASAPLAIAIVGDPEKSDVWLEDCSIVAEHIHLATFALGLGSVWIQIMNRKTFDGRDAEEYVREIVNVPRNLRVPFIIAIGFPAEEKRPHGKEVEEWWKVFHNEFGVAYGGSEEDRESPQPKG, from the coding sequence ATGGAGTTCTTTGAAGTACTAAGGAGAAGGAGGAGCATAAGGAGGTTCAGAGATAAGGAAATCCCCAGGGAAATCGTTGAGTTGATCTTAAAGGCAGCTTTCCTCTCTCCTTCTTCCCACAATCGAAGGCCATGGTACTTCATCGTTGTAGATGACAGGGAGAAGCTTGAGCTGTTAAGCAAAGCGAAGCCTGGAGCAAATCCATTGGCGAGTGCTCCCTTGGCTATAGCGATAGTTGGTGACCCAGAGAAGAGTGACGTCTGGCTTGAGGATTGCTCAATAGTTGCGGAGCATATACACCTTGCAACTTTTGCGTTGGGTCTTGGGAGCGTATGGATTCAGATAATGAACAGGAAGACCTTCGACGGGAGGGATGCTGAAGAGTACGTTAGGGAGATAGTTAATGTCCCCAGGAATCTAAGGGTGCCATTCATAATAGCCATAGGATTCCCGGCCGAAGAGAAGAGACCCCATGGAAAGGAAGTTGAGGAGTGGTGGAAGGTATTCCACAACGAATTCGGTGTTGCGTATGGTGGAAGTGAAGAGGATAGAGAATCCCCTCAGCCTAAAGGATGA
- a CDS encoding M42 family metallopeptidase — MESVVKILKEILEIPSPTGYMKEIMPYLEDYLEGLGVNTYYTKKGALIAGNHPEPKLVVIAHVDTLGAMVKEILPDGHLAFSRIGGLVLPTFEGEYCTIITRKGKKFRGTLLLRNPSAHVNREVGKKERKEETMYIRLDAEVEKKEDTEKLGIRPGDFIAFDPKFEYVNGFVKAHFLDDKASVAVILDLITDLKDELHDIPVAFFFSPYEEVGHGGSAGYPRTAEELLVVDMGVVGEGVYGKETAVSIAAKDSTGPYDYDMTTKLIELAEERKIPYVVDVFPYYGSDGSAALRAGWDFRVALIGPGVHASHGMERTHVKGLLATKELIKAYLEVL; from the coding sequence ATGGAGAGTGTCGTGAAGATACTTAAGGAGATTCTCGAGATACCGTCCCCAACCGGCTATATGAAGGAGATAATGCCCTACCTCGAGGACTACCTTGAGGGTCTCGGCGTTAACACGTACTACACGAAGAAGGGTGCACTGATAGCTGGCAATCATCCCGAGCCAAAGCTGGTTGTTATAGCCCACGTTGACACCCTCGGTGCAATGGTTAAAGAAATCCTTCCCGACGGTCATTTGGCATTCTCGAGGATTGGCGGATTAGTTCTTCCAACCTTTGAGGGAGAATATTGCACGATAATAACGAGGAAGGGCAAGAAGTTCAGGGGAACTCTCCTCTTGAGGAACCCGAGCGCCCACGTAAACAGGGAAGTAGGGAAGAAGGAGAGGAAGGAGGAGACCATGTACATAAGGCTTGACGCTGAAGTCGAGAAGAAGGAGGATACAGAAAAGCTAGGCATAAGGCCTGGGGACTTCATAGCCTTTGATCCGAAGTTTGAGTACGTCAACGGCTTCGTGAAGGCCCACTTCCTTGACGATAAGGCCAGTGTAGCCGTGATTCTCGACCTGATCACTGATTTAAAGGACGAGCTCCATGACATACCTGTGGCATTCTTCTTCTCGCCCTACGAGGAGGTCGGCCACGGAGGCTCAGCTGGCTATCCCAGGACTGCTGAGGAGCTCCTCGTTGTGGACATGGGCGTCGTTGGGGAGGGGGTCTACGGAAAGGAAACAGCTGTTTCAATTGCCGCGAAAGATTCCACAGGCCCTTACGATTACGACATGACGACTAAGCTGATAGAGCTAGCTGAGGAGAGAAAGATTCCCTACGTTGTAGATGTATTCCCTTACTACGGTTCAGATGGTTCCGCTGCCTTAAGGGCCGGCTGGGACTTCAGGGTTGCCCTCATAGGCCCAGGAGTTCACGCGAGCCACGGAATGGAGAGAACCCACGTTAAGGGCCTGCTGGCAACTAAAGAGCTAATCAAGGCTTATCTAGAGGTGTTGTAA
- a CDS encoding TDT family transporter has protein sequence MKWIKEFPPSWFASVMGTGALAITSKMLSQDYPLLLKVAKMLAYLNTFLFIVLLIPWILRWLLYREDALRDLYHPVVSHFYGTIAIVWLIGVAMTIGFSLLIPYVMFTQGEIDTKTLGPAWFIPPVGLIVIPMTCFYKVDPALLYFSWGSGFFLYLALFSMVMLRFIRHEPMPCGLAPSIWINLGPIGAGASSYLAIVKGELSFLVVFLWGFGIWWFLMAVMLTLYYIRKISLPYSLAWWAFIFPLGAYTSATLKVASLLNSSTIKGFGVFLYAMLFVLWLLTGGRTVIHVVRR, from the coding sequence ATGAAGTGGATCAAGGAATTCCCTCCGAGCTGGTTTGCAAGCGTTATGGGAACTGGAGCATTAGCTATAACCTCAAAGATGCTCTCCCAGGACTATCCTCTCCTGTTAAAAGTAGCTAAGATGCTTGCCTATCTCAATACTTTCCTGTTCATTGTCCTATTGATCCCCTGGATTCTGAGATGGCTCCTCTACAGGGAAGATGCCCTTAGGGATCTCTACCACCCGGTGGTTTCCCACTTCTACGGGACGATAGCCATAGTGTGGCTGATAGGAGTTGCAATGACCATAGGCTTCTCCCTCCTCATACCCTACGTGATGTTCACCCAGGGTGAAATAGACACCAAAACCTTGGGCCCGGCGTGGTTCATTCCGCCAGTCGGCCTGATAGTTATTCCAATGACGTGCTTTTACAAGGTGGATCCGGCCCTGCTGTACTTCTCCTGGGGCTCTGGCTTTTTCCTCTACTTGGCCCTGTTCTCAATGGTCATGCTGAGGTTCATAAGGCACGAGCCGATGCCCTGTGGCTTGGCCCCTTCGATATGGATAAACCTCGGTCCAATAGGTGCTGGAGCCTCATCGTACCTCGCGATAGTCAAGGGTGAACTAAGCTTTCTGGTCGTATTCCTCTGGGGCTTCGGCATCTGGTGGTTCCTCATGGCGGTGATGCTCACCCTATACTACATTAGAAAGATCTCGCTCCCCTACAGCCTCGCATGGTGGGCCTTCATATTCCCCCTCGGGGCCTACACCTCGGCAACCCTCAAGGTTGCTTCGCTCCTTAACAGTTCAACGATAAAGGGTTTTGGAGTGTTCCTGTATGCGATGCTCTTCGTTCTATGGCTGCTCACTGGGGGCAGGACAGTTATCCACGTGGTGAGAAGGTGA
- a CDS encoding DUF234 domain-containing protein: MNSLESIIFLVRVEGRKIYPYLENLMRLGFVERELPVGRKEKRDLYKIADAMLLTWFSIVYPNRGAIEAGIISWEDVEDDLQRVFSLRFEEVAKEFLIELNKAKELPLRFTRIGRWWHREEEIDIVALNERERKVLFVEVK; this comes from the coding sequence ATGAACTCACTTGAGAGTATAATATTTTTAGTTCGTGTCGAGGGCAGAAAAATTTACCCTTACCTTGAGAACCTCATGAGGCTCGGTTTCGTGGAGAGAGAACTCCCCGTGGGCAGGAAAGAGAAGAGGGACCTCTATAAGATAGCAGATGCAATGCTCCTGACATGGTTCTCAATCGTCTATCCGAATAGGGGTGCTATTGAAGCCGGAATAATTTCTTGGGAGGACGTTGAAGATGATCTTCAGAGGGTTTTCTCACTCCGCTTTGAGGAAGTTGCCAAGGAGTTCCTGATTGAGCTGAACAAGGCCAAAGAACTGCCGCTCAGGTTTACGAGGATTGGAAGGTGGTGGCACAGGGAAGAGGAAATAGATATCGTTGCCCTAAACGAAAGGGAGAGAAAAGTTCTCTTTGTGGAAGTGAAGTAG
- a CDS encoding PIN domain-containing protein translates to MKLRKIGIRLGKIFEKFEDHDGMDLVDCLSFATMERLRIITAFTFDHDFEIYSFYKAPDSRVPSIFDLKQKLRL, encoded by the coding sequence ATGAAACTGAGGAAGATTGGGATAAGGCTTGGAAAAATCTTTGAAAAATTTGAAGACCATGATGGTATGGATCTAGTTGATTGTCTCAGCTTTGCGACAATGGAGCGTCTCAGGATAATAACGGCTTTCACCTTTGACCATGACTTCGAAATATATAGCTTCTATAAAGCCCCTGATTCTCGAGTCCCATCAATTTTTGATTTAAAACAAAAGTTAAGGTTATAA